AGTCCACCCGGTCGACCGGCGTGCTGGAGCCTTCGAGGATGTGCTCTTTCGCGATGCGCAGCCCCAGCGGGTCGTAGAGGTAGCGCCACGTGGAACCGTCCGGCGTGACGACCCGCACCAGGCGGTCGTCGCTGTCCCAGGTGTACCGCCATGTGACCGGGCCGTCGTGCCTGGTCACGAGACGACCCTGTGGGTCGTGCCGGGGGCCCGTGGATCAAGCCGCGCGCCCTAATGGAGGACCTCGCCGGTGCAATCACTTCATTGAAACACGGTATTCCCCTCGTGCTCACGGCCGTGGTGATCGTGGCCGTACAGCAGATCAGGGAGTTGGCATTGGCGTCGAAGTTCGGCGGGTCGACTTGGTAGCCACCGTGATGGCCTACGGCAAGGACGACACCGAAGCCTTCACCGGCATCGACAAACCCCAAACCCAGCAGCCCGGCAACGAGCCCTACAACTTCTACCGCTACAACGGCAAACGCTGGGACCGGGCGTCCGGCAGCTACGATATGGGCTTCCGCGACTACAACCCCGGCCTCAACCGCTTCCTCACCCGCGACAACTACAACGGCACCGTGGACGCGACGTCATGGCACCCGGTCTGGGGCGACGCCGAAGGCCGCTTCGTCAACATCGGCGACCTCAAACCCGGCCGGCACCTCACGTCGGCCGACGGCACCTCGCCGACGGTCACCGACGTCGACCGCTATACCAGCTTCGTACCGGTCTACGACCTCACCATCGACGGCGTCCACACGTACTATGTGCTGGCCGGTGGTCTCGACTTTCTGGTCCACAACTGTGGTACTGGCAAGTGGTCGTCGGATGACCCAGATGTAGGGGAGTTGGCCAATGCGATCGATGACCGCTACC
This is a stretch of genomic DNA from Saccharothrix ecbatanensis. It encodes these proteins:
- a CDS encoding RHS repeat-associated core domain-containing protein, with product MAYGKDDTEAFTGIDKPQTQQPGNEPYNFYRYNGKRWDRASGSYDMGFRDYNPGLNRFLTRDNYNGTVDATSWHPVWGDAEGRFVNIGDLKPGRHLTSADGTSPTVTDVDRYTSFVPVYDLTIDGVHTYYVLAGGLDFLVHNCGTGKWSSDDPDVGELANAIDDRYPGHVLAVNRTRGGLELDIETANATIEAKGGDGRGLTRQIVGRQGPSAVNPERS